ggGCACTTCGGAGCCATTTCAAAGTTACtcctctgcactgctaaaatcctgattttgtaACCGCAATATCCTTTGACAAAATCACTGTACACATAAGTTAAACACAAAGGCTGTGCTATgatttcagttatatttacttttaaaatgatcgCTCAGcgagaaagttagaagctcatttgtgtctgtgtcagctgctgtgcggtcaaCTGAATTAGAGGCATAGAGAGCTGTGCCTGTGGAGGGGAAGCCCAACCATGCGTTCGCGGGGCAATACCAGCAACTCTCTTCTATGAAGAGTTGTTAAGTTTTGTCCAAAATATTTCTAGATTTGTCACTTGGTGCTTTTGTGATTGAAAACTCACTAAAGGGGTGCAAAAtgttggtaaatctagcgacaaaggtgctaaagTTGGCAACACTACCTGTAAATGacccctgatgacgcaatagaaactgtttgaaagagcaacagcaaaCGGGGAATCTCCAAGACTTGGCCgaccgaccaatggtgtaacatcagcactcagtcacgtgTCATTAGGCTGatcagtggtgtaactttatcactcactctctctctaactcACTCATTTATGGACATTCGTGTTTATAAGGCTGGCCCCGTTGTcgtggtccagccaaaaagacaGAACGTTGAACTGAATCCATTCTTACGTCATGCTTTTCTAATGACCTTTCTCACTGGTTATAAAGATTATGGTGGTAATCTTGGTGATGAAATGATGATCAATCTCTTGTCTTTTATTAGTTATCCCTCTCAGCGAAGTCATCACCAAGAGTATATGTCAGCCGAGGGAATTCCTGGTGGACATCTTTCAGGAGTATCCAGAGGACACAGAGCACACGTACTTCCCTTCCTGCGTGGTCCTCAACCGCTGTGGAGGTTGCTGCAGTGACGAAGCATTTGAGTGTGTACCAACAGAAGCCCGCAACGTCACATTGCAGGTGAGCCTGGGGGGAAAACCAGAATCAACATCTTGTTAAACTTAACcgatggaaaaaaatgtagacacCTAAATAATTCACAAACCACTGTGGGACTTCATGCTAGCGCTTAATAATAACCTATTCCTGACAACAACATTGTTTAAGGTTATGATGTTCAAATTGTAATTTGTGCACAGAGTGGAAATAAAGTTAATCaagcaaaatttttttttttaattaatttaagtaTTAAAGTTCATATTTGACCATGGAAgtaatttgataaaataatcGTAACACTAGGTCCACTTGCTCTTTCCATGACTTTCAACCTCATCTCATCTCACTTCattttcatcagtggatggagtttgcttaGTTTTTATGGAGATGCCTCAGTTGTCGTCATGTGATCTAAGTATGGAGCTATACGTTATCACATGACTGAATTACCTAGGTCATATTATGACAACTGAGTCATCTCCCTAAAAATTCCGTCTACTAATGAAAACCACAACTTGTGATTTAGAGGTcaagaaaaagattttaagtGGACCATGTTAAGATTATTGTGTCACAccacaaattttaaatttgagagCACAAGTGATTAGCTTAGGCTCTTAAACAGAGAGGGTTGGGGTTGCTAACTCTTTGTAATAGTTGAGACATGGATTATGAAAACTGAACCGACAACCGTCAGGCCAAGGTTATGTTTTGCGTGTCTGGATTGTTTGAGAGACAcaaatttttttcctccagaagcagagcagagaaagtGAAGCAGTAAGGCATGGCATCTCAAATATGTTGTTTACTCCAGCACACAGTGTTTTTACTACTATATCCATGTGGTCAAAGGCTCACCTGGCCACTGACAAGGCCTTGTGTTTGGCAGTAGAAGTATAGGGATGTGCAGTGCCATAGACAGTTCATATCTCTGAGTTGTTGGATTACAGAGTAGTCAGGGCTGTAGTGTGGGGTTACCAAAAGTCACACTGATGTTGTTTGAATCTAAACCTTGCCTTGTTatgtcctctctttctctttaagGTAATGCGGATTAGACCGATGGTTACACAGCATACTATTCAGTTAAGTTTTACAGAACATCAAAAGTGTGTTTGCAGGTAAGAGCCTCACATTCTCTCAGACACAGTGACAGTGAtgcaataaaagcagaaatctAACTCACAttgcttctcttttttatttcaggctAAAGCCAGATGTTCAAGTAAAGAAAGAATAGTAAGTAcgtgttctgtgtttttgtctgttttgtcatCTGCTCTGAAGGATTTTGAGGGATGGTGGATGTTTCTGGGTTAGCTGTGGAATATAAAATGAGTTTTCTACAACCAACATGTCTTTTACATTGGTTGGTGACTTTTTGTAGTTGAACTGGGTGAAAAAAAGGGGCTGGACACTGGAGCCAACAGGCATCTGCTAACAGCAGAATGAGTATCAGTAGAATTTCATCCTGACAGGATCTCTATCTTTATGCTGAGATGCACACACCTTCCCCTTCTTCTTACTTTTCTTacctaaaaggaaaaaaagacattaagtcAAGTTTCAGTACCCAGCAATAGCTTTTTCAACTTTGGCTAATACACAGAGTTAGAAATGCCATATTTCTGTTCATGTTCCTTtcagttcagttaaaaaaaaaaaagaaataccatGCTTGGTGATGCCAAAATGTAGGAAGTCAAAAGTATGTCAACCAACTCAAGTGTAGAAGCGTACCATTGTGGTTCCTGTAGATAATGGAAGTAGAGAATAGGGCCTTCAGATCCTTCTTCCACCTATCTTTAGTGCTCTTGCAGTTTGAGTTTGCTCTTTTTATGGCAGCAGGTTTAGTGCTTTATGGTGTGGCTATAGCAGCGCTTCAGACCACCCGCTGCTGACTCCAGTTGCATAAACCTGACCCTCGGACCTCAGCTTCTTCCACAGTTTAATCATAGCAACAGGTGTCATGCGGTCaacctatttttatttttagaggtGTAAATAGAGGATGAGCTCGGAGATGAGCTGAGGTTGCCGTAGGTGGAGAAAACTCACTTGCTGTCACCACTGACAATAGGgctttctgtgtttgcatggggtttgtgtgtgtcttgaggCTTCTCAGTGGTAGGTTGTTTAATTGGATAAGAAGTGCCGAACTGTTTGTCATGCTATCTCTATGGAGAATGGTTATCTTTAAGGCTCCAGACTAACCTTTCCACTGGTAGCGCTGGGTCCCAACTTTCTCAGTTTGTCGCACCGGTAATTAAAGTAAActgactgcatttatatagcatttttctagtcttattgacgACTCAAACTGCTTCACACTGCTTAACTGCATTCATCCactcatacagtatttttttttctaaacatacaGAGCTTTTTATatcattcacattcacataccgatgatacattgggggGGTACATTTAGGGTTAATTATCTTGCCCAAGGtcacttcgacatgcagacaGGAGGAGCCAGGAATCTTCCAATTGGAACGAGTGGACAAACCACTCTACTTCCTGAGCCAAAGCCACCccatttaatcaataaaatgtatacattaaattataaatattaggCTACTATAATACTTATAGATATATAAGTATtatatttcattatcattatttttattatgtggAAACATGAGACAtgagacatacaaacacaccctCAACTTCAATAAGGCTAGTTAGGATACTGGAATGTCAGAGACAATCTCACATTCTTTGGTGGAGACATCCGTGGCATCATCTATAATAAAATATAGTACGGTAGGGGGCATAGGCAATTTTGTCACCAGACTTTTCCCAGAGGTTGTCTGACTCCTATAAACTGGGCACAGGACATGTTGTTGGCATAGGTTGTATTCACATTCTGTCTGAACGGAGTACctcttttgtcacttttttcctgtttcccctAGTACTACAATCACGGGTACTGCGTTAGCCATTGTGATTGAAAGCAGTaccttttcttcttcactgcctgcACCCACATGCTCCCTGCAGCCTACACTCTCATCATCATTTGTGACTGAATTGGGACTTTTCGTTGGCTCTCCTGCTTCACCGgcatcctctttctcctcattttatttttgaaaatagacTATAGACTGCCTCATCTTTGAAACATTGTAGCAGCtaaatgggtttttttcttcGTTTCATGTGCACTGATGATAGAAGTGCAGGCAGGGAGAGTGCAGGTAGGGAGAGACGGACtgagccagtgaagaagaaacAATACTACTTTCAACCACAAAGGCTAACGCAGTGCCTGCACTGTAACGGGCACCAAAACAGCCAAATCATGCACTTGCACAAATGCAACCATGGGAAATTTTGACTCGCACATGCTCAAAAAATGCTCGCAGTCTGGAGCACTGCTGTCTGCCAGTCTGTAGTGTGCTGCGCTGATGAGTGCTTTCtgcttgtattttctgttggaGGATTTTTATCTGTTGCCACAGTTTTGCACTTCTGTacaataaaagtacagaagtgcAGATGTGGTGTGTGCAGGTTAAGATCATTGTAGCCTTGAGAGGATCACAGATAAGTTCTGCTTTGGATTGTTTTGCTCCTGTTTTCATACAGGAGGTCTAAAATGGGATACAGAATTGATCCTGCTGCTTGGATGTGTGCTGTGCCAATCAGTTCTATGAGACAAAGCCTAGTTCCTTGATGCCCCATTGGGACTCTCCTTCTACAGTATATCTAGCTCTGTCCTTGTTGTGTCTCTGGTGTGACCTTCTGTCTCATAAGCTGAGCACTGTAACAGATACTGCAAAACTATAGTGTCTGCCTCAACTTCAAACTAATCATTTTCCATGTGCCTCTGATGGCTGACCATACTGCCTTTGGTGAATCACATGGCTGCTCTGCCGTTTAAGGATTTATTGTAAAGTGTTTGTAAAGTTGGCTCGGTTGGCTTTGCCTCCAGCTACTTGACTTAGGGTTCTGCAGTGATGATGGGCAATCCTGGAATCATCTTCAGCTGTGATCATTAATTTCCTCATAACAAACCAAATTTTCCtgtaaatttcattattttgtcatgGCATTGATTTGCAAGCATGACAATGCAAACTTAGATTGAACCCAATTCATAATGCCttagaaaatgaaatttctATAGTACATTAAAGACAGAGTGAAATGACATTTTCCCTTCCTTCATATAATATAATTTGTGCTCCTGCTTAAAAAGGATGTTGTGGCAGAAGGATGTTGTGGTGGAAGGGTGGGATCAGTTAACAATTTGTCTTGGCTTTATTGGTTTAATTTTTGGTTATACCTGTTGGTGTAGGATTATATCACCATTTAAGAttaatttatttgcagaaaatatttaattgttcTTTAAGTATAAAGTTATGAGCATGATGGCATAAGTCTGGCAAAGCTTTTCTAACTGAACAGATTACAGGGCCAAAGGTCATGAGGGTGCAGGAGTTTGTGGATTTGTCTAATAGCTAAAACATCAAATCTTAGccacaaatgtttttctgtgtaaaccAATGCACATATTGTCTTTACAAAGCAATCTTAGTGAGTGATGCTTTGGggtgtgaggaggagggggggtggtAGGGGTTGTTGCATGTGTCTTTGCCTGTCCTTTCTGCAGAACTCGCTCTATAGCTTagatctctttctctctgtctctgtgtctcccttTTTGCTTCCCTTGCAGCCACTGTGCGCCTTgctcagagagaagaaaacGCTTGTTTGTGCAGGACCCTCTGACCTGTAAATGTTCCTGCAAATTCACACAATTAGACTGCAAGTCCAGCCAACTTGAGTTAAACGAAAGAACTTGCAGGTTTGTTTACCATACATATCACAATAAACAATGTGCCTTgaatccccttttttttcctcccatctctcagtccatctgtgtgtgtcagcataaATGATTTCCTGCTGAGAAATGCATGTTTCTCCCTGCCTTTTGATGGTGTGCTGGTGTTTGCAGACGGGAATGTGGCAGTTCTATGCTTCCCTGGGCTTGTATTGTCTCTTGTGGGATGCAACAGTCATATCAGATTTAAAAGTTGATGATGAGATTACTgctgaaatgttgttttaatcCATTATGAATGTTGGAGGTATTGCATGACACTGTTATTCTGCTCAGACTTTAAACATTGTCTACATTCATTATAAAagtgggttagggttagaaatTTCCATACCTACACATTCCATATTACGTCAGCGTGGATGAAGTAACCCGTAGCCATTATTTACTGTTTACAACAAGTCTTCCAACCTAAATGATCACATAGATggtttgtccctaccctctgatgGGAGTGTTTCCTGACTTAGTGTCCCTATGGCAGCAGGAGATATGTCACAGATAAAAATCACTGTTCAATTTTATGAACTGACAATGCaatggtaaaggtttggttaggtttaggcacaatAAACAACTTGTTAGGTTTAGAAAAAAGTTAatggtttggattaaaataagtacgtcattcattcattcaataataaacacgtggttaaggttataGAACGACTGTGGCTAAAAGAAACAGCATTGACTGTTGGTTTGAAACATAAATGAACAGCAGCCTCCTGTCttaaagtccaatgttttgtcgACACAATGTCACTGAacttcctcttttgctcatGTCATAGTTACTACGGCAACTAGAGAGCACTAAACAATAAAACCGAAGTATGGGTTGTAATAATCTGTTTTCTCAAATGACCTATGGGGTAAttttttatgggaggacagtgtcattgataaacagaaatgtaatctCTGCAAtgatattattgttgttgtttatcttTTCCATCATCAGACGCAGTTGTGTTGCGTGTTGAGTAAAAATTTTGTATCTTTTTGGAGAACtaagagagttttttttttttttttttctatttaacttTGTAGTAAGAGTAGTTTTGTACTTTGCTGGATGAAAAAGggcattgttaaaaaaaaaaaaaaaaaattgctccaGCTCATGGAGCCGCATGTAAACCTTTAAAGGTTTGGTTCACCcgtattttctcacttacctctggTGGTGCCTGCCTTTTGAGAGAGTTTTGGTgttatttgtccaggtttctTTTTAGATATCCACTAATTGCCACCCTAATACAATACAGATGAATACAATTTCATTTGGTCTGctcaaaacattgaaaaaagacaccaaaatatttaacagaaaCATCTTTATGCAGAAAGCATAAATTTAATAATCCAACGACCTCACTGTGAGCAATTTTCAGTGGGACTATTCCTTCAGCAGAAAGTACTTCCAATGAAAGCTGgctttaaatgtcatttctcAGAGCATCCTAATGGCCAAATGGTTAAGATGCATACCACATAACTGTTGGGGGACCTCTGTTGCATGACACaccaccatctctctctccctgtttttctgtcatgcaATAGCATacatggactttttttttgggggggaggcATAAATCAGGATAAATAGAGCCAAAACTTGAACGTGATTCTTGGTGTGGGAAATACAGTAGGAGcctggaaaaaagaaattaactCAAGGTCTACCTACtacctttttttcccacagctTTCATGGTCTTCATCGGTAGATAGTTTACTCAGTAATTTTTACTCATGCTGAGAAAAGTCCATTGATGGAAGTTCTGATGCTTTTGGGGGAACAGTTAGTGGACCTTAAATTAAgatcttaaattttttttcatggccAGGTAGAAGGACCTCAGaatatcttttttctgttggttttaaattccaaatacaaaaaaagccAGCCTACAGTTACGAGGTTTTCACATGTCAGTGATGGTATATTTATCTACCTGTGAGGAAGGtgaatttcaccaaaaaaaagacCGCAGAATGACTGAGGTTTCCATGATCATCCATTCTGACAAAGGGTTTCTGATGACTGAGTGTTCATACTGCTTGCATGTCACCACTCTACTTGTGAAAACACTCAAGCATTCAAGCATTAATGAGTAGAGTTTAACTCCTCACTTCGCCTATGTGCATCATTGAGCACCAAAAGAGAGGTGCTGGGAATGCTGCCCCTAGTTATCAAGGCAGTGTGACCTCCTCCGACCAAGCTCCTTctatgacctctgaccccttgAGGGCCCCCCACACTGCTTTGGATTTAGAGAGCCACACACTTCTTGGGGGAAGTGACCACTGACATGATTTCAACTGGCTCCTCAGTGTTGAGGAGAGGGGACCCAAG
This sequence is a window from Xiphias gladius isolate SHS-SW01 ecotype Sanya breed wild chromosome 22, ASM1685928v1, whole genome shotgun sequence. Protein-coding genes within it:
- the vegfaa gene encoding vascular endothelial growth factor A-A codes for the protein MNFVVSLVQILLAAVLHLSTVKTASINKGVEKSKNEVIPLSEVITKSICQPREFLVDIFQEYPEDTEHTYFPSCVVLNRCGGCCSDEAFECVPTEARNVTLQVMRIRPMVTQHTIQLSFTEHQKCVCRLKPDVQVKKEYHCAPCSERRKRLFVQDPLTCKCSCKFTQLDCKSSQLELNERTCRCDKPRR